The region TTGAACCATCAACCGTCAGCGTCATACATGcccaccaaacgccaaagcCACAGTGGGCGTCTTTCATCACTGCCGACTCCACATCCCGCTCCAACTAACAAACGTGGGGTCCATCAAAAAAATCATCCAAACCGCACGCAGACTtccatgccaacaccacacatcaaacatcaccacaatCGTCACacacaatggccaaaaacAAAGGTACACCCAACTCCTCCATTTCCTCCAGTGCTTACtaacaaccacaacccagGACCGTCAAAACACTCCCGCGCCGCCCGCCGCGCCACCTCCCCCTCCATCGACACCGACAAGTCTCTCAAGGACATCCCCCTCCCCAAACGCAACTCCGAAAGCACATTCCGCCCGTCAGTCCTAGCAGTCCACCGCTCCGCAGGCGTTTCTAAAAAGAGCAAACCGGTGCGCAAGTCCCGAATGACTAGCAAAATGCGGAGACGACATGAAAAGGGTCTGGAGATGGCAGAGGCGATCACCGAGCGGACGGGACTGAAGATTGAGAAGAGTATTGGGCGGGCGAAGAATGTGCAGAGGAGGAGTAGGAACTGGGAGGATATCAATAAGGATGCTGCTacgggagaggaggaggagcaacAGACTGGGGGGAGTCGGTTTGGCGgtttgatggaggaagatgggGAGGATGATTGGGAGGATGAGGGGGACGGGTTTGATCCTGCGAATCCGGCGGCTAGCAAGGCTGTggctgtggaggaggaggaagatgagattTTGTGAGGCTTTATACGGGCTGGTTGTTTTCCCGGGGGATATGGGACAACATGGGTTTATTTCAgttggtttggtctggcgTTGGGTACACAAAAGTGATGAAGGGCTTCATGACACGATATAGACGGTTTCTATTTAGCCGACTTACGAATATACCGCTATGCTACATGCCTGGGAGTGTCAAGTATTAACCAGTTCAGAGTTGTTGCACATCACGTAGATGTGTACTGTATATTGTGATATTTAGTGAAAACTTGAAAGTGCGCAAATCGTTTGGCCGAAAACCACATGCCATACCTCACACTATGCCAACATTCAAACCCCCGTCCATCTCAAATCCGCACAATGCAGAATCTACTTCTGCTTCCCCTCCACAAACAACCTATACGACCCCCCAATCTCCCCCGACGCACTCTTCACCTCCCTCGCCCCCAAgctctcaatctcctcccGTATCCTCCTCACCACACCCTCAGCCTCCTTCCCATCAAGCTTCTTCccgcccttcttcttcgccacCAAAATCTCCACCTTCATGCCCTTCCCCAAAAACTGCCCCATCTGCCTCAACTTGGTCGTCATGTCATGCTCGCCAATCGCCCACGTCATCTCCAACTCCTTCGTCTTGGGCTTCCCCGCGCCAGCCTTCTTATTCTCCTTGACTTGCTTCTGGCGCTCATACTCGTCGCGTTTGTTGACGATTTTGCATACGGCGTATACTGGTCttgtttctttctccttgtcgGCGGGGACGTAGGGATGGATCATGCGCAGAGATTCATGGGGCTCCAGCTTCGTGAGGACATAGGATGTGGTGAGGGGTCCTTCTGTGGTGCCGTTGTCAAGAACCATGATTTTGGGATCGGTTATTTCGTGGTCTTGGGGGGGACGGTCGCGGCCGGAGCGGTCAATGTCTTCTTGGGTGGTGAAGTTTTTGTCGAAGCCGCGGCCGGAGCGGGCGAGTTCGGCGGTGGCCGTGGCTGTGGTTTCGCCACGGCGATTGCGGGTGGGTTTGGGATGAACGTATCGGCGGATTTGTGTCAGGATGAGGGTGTTTCTGTGTACTGTTGGGAGGAGAGACAGCTTCGGTCGTGGAACTGTGAGGACGGCTGAGCCTTCAGATGCGGAGATGAAGACTCGGTACAGAGCTCGGCGGGAGTTGTATAGACATTGTGAAGTTGGTCTCATTTTGGAAAATGGGGCCTGCGAGTAACAGCTGCCCTCTGTATGTGAATTGGGGTCGTGTGTTTGGAGATGAGGGAAGGGTACGAGCAGCAACTGTTGAAGATTGGTGGTTGAGG is a window of Pochonia chlamydosporia 170 chromosome 5, whole genome shotgun sequence DNA encoding:
- a CDS encoding ribosome biogenesis protein Alb1 (similar to Metarhizium robertsii ARSEF 23 XP_007817529.1), yielding MAKNKGPSKHSRAARRATSPSIDTDKSLKDIPLPKRNSESTFRPSVLAVHRSAGVSKKSKPVRKSRMTSKMRRRHEKGLEMAEAITERTGLKIEKSIGRAKNVQRRSRNWEDINKDAATGEEEEQQTGGSRFGGLMEEDGEDDWEDEGDGFDPANPAASKAVAVEEEEDEIL
- a CDS encoding translation initiation factor 3 (similar to Metarhizium robertsii ARSEF 23 XP_007817528.1), translated to MRPTSQCLYNSRRALYRVFISASEGSAVLTVPRPKLSLLPTVHRNTLILTQIRRYVHPKPTRNRRGETTATATAELARSGRGFDKNFTTQEDIDRSGRDRPPQDHEITDPKIMVLDNGTTEGPLTTSYVLTKLEPHESLRMIHPYVPADKEKETRPVYAVCKIVNKRDEYERQKQVKENKKAGAGKPKTKELEMTWAIGEHDMTTKLRQMGQFLGKGMKVEILVAKKKGGKKLDGKEAEGVVRRIREEIESLGAREVKSASGEIGGSYRLFVEGKQK